The proteins below are encoded in one region of Alphaproteobacteria bacterium:
- the hutH gene encoding histidine ammonia-lyase: MTEILTIEPRGLDFETMRRVSAGGLALDLSPEARSEIDAGYDVVRRVVGEGRRTYGVNTGFGALADRVIPEEDLEELQRRLVLSNACGTGGPLPDQIVRKILVLKIAALASGRSGVRRDLVTALIALYNADILPCVPAQGSVGASGDLAPLAHIAAVLIGAGEVRAGDRILSAAEGLEMAGISNFRFAPKEGLAMVNGTQVSTALALAGLFASEAVFAAAAVSGMLSVEAALGQDMAFDPRIQEARGQAGQRDMAAAYRALLDGSGLRDRAARDGRIQDPYSLRCQPQVMGAALDILRNTSTTLAQEINALTDNPLVFAEDDAILFGGNFHAEPVGLASDMIALALAEMGAIAERRIALLTDSNISGLPAFLVESSGLDSGFMVAQVVAAALVSENKSRAFPASVDSIPTVANFEDFVSMATHGARRLGEMADNAAGVVAIELLAACQGLEFRRPDRSSEVLERAVAAVHERVPSYDTDRFFAPDVAAIKDLVKSGYFLDLVPENLRFAI; this comes from the coding sequence TTGACAGAAATACTGACAATCGAACCGCGGGGTCTCGATTTTGAAACCATGCGACGGGTTTCGGCCGGCGGGTTGGCCTTGGACCTGTCCCCCGAGGCGCGATCGGAAATCGACGCCGGTTACGACGTCGTGCGTCGTGTGGTCGGCGAGGGAAGGCGAACATATGGCGTCAACACGGGGTTCGGTGCGCTGGCCGATCGGGTCATACCGGAAGAGGACCTGGAGGAGCTGCAAAGACGCCTGGTGCTGTCCAACGCATGCGGCACCGGGGGTCCGCTTCCGGATCAGATCGTTCGCAAGATTCTCGTCCTAAAGATCGCCGCTCTGGCGAGCGGCCGGTCCGGCGTTCGGCGAGACCTCGTCACCGCGCTGATCGCCCTTTACAACGCCGACATCCTGCCCTGCGTGCCGGCCCAGGGCTCGGTTGGCGCCTCCGGCGACTTGGCGCCGTTGGCCCATATCGCCGCGGTCCTCATCGGCGCCGGCGAGGTTCGCGCTGGAGATCGGATTCTCTCGGCAGCCGAAGGTCTCGAAATGGCGGGGATCAGCAATTTTCGATTCGCGCCGAAGGAAGGCTTGGCGATGGTCAACGGTACGCAAGTCTCGACTGCGCTCGCGCTTGCCGGGCTGTTCGCGTCCGAAGCCGTGTTCGCCGCCGCCGCCGTGTCCGGCATGTTGAGCGTCGAAGCGGCTCTCGGCCAGGATATGGCCTTCGACCCCCGTATTCAGGAGGCCCGCGGCCAGGCCGGACAACGGGACATGGCAGCAGCCTACCGTGCCCTGCTCGATGGTAGCGGTTTGCGCGACCGTGCGGCACGCGATGGACGCATCCAGGACCCCTACAGCCTGCGTTGTCAGCCGCAAGTGATGGGTGCCGCGCTTGATATCTTGCGGAACACATCAACGACATTGGCGCAGGAAATCAACGCACTCACCGACAACCCTCTGGTCTTCGCCGAGGACGATGCAATTCTGTTCGGCGGTAATTTTCACGCCGAGCCGGTCGGGCTCGCCAGCGATATGATCGCGCTCGCGCTTGCGGAGATGGGGGCCATTGCGGAGCGCCGGATTGCGCTTCTGACCGACAGCAATATCAGCGGCCTGCCGGCATTCCTTGTGGAAAGCAGTGGACTCGATTCCGGGTTCATGGTGGCGCAGGTCGTCGCCGCCGCCTTGGTCAGCGAAAACAAGAGCCGGGCGTTTCCGGCGAGCGTCGACAGCATTCCGACAGTGGCGAACTTTGAAGATTTTGTCAGCATGGCAACCCACGGGGCGCGGCGTCTCGGCGAGATGGCGGACAATGCAGCCGGGGTCGTCGCGATCGAGTTGCTGGCGGCCTGCCAGGGGCTGGAATTCCGCCGTCCGGACCGCTCCAGCGAGGTCCTCGAACGCGCCGTCGCCGCCGTTCACGAACGCGTTCCCTCCTATGACACCGATCGCTTTTTCGCGCCCGATGTGGCGGCCATCAAGGACCTGGTCAAAAGCGGCTACTTCCTTGACCTGGTTCCGGAAAATCTACGGTTTGCGATCTGA
- a CDS encoding arginase, which translates to MWPFVGIPSFLRAPICTNVDELDAAIAVIGVPTDEGSPFMAGSRFGPRALREHSLRFAMGHGYYDPETSEEYLVPEMAHGMIADVGDAEIWPTDVKQTFDNISSLVRRVLDRGALPIILGGDHSITYPVARVFTEPMHIVHFDAHNDYAPFIHDLRFTNGHAFRHLSPMPHVKNLIQAGIRSLRHGRDWIEDSIVDGNRIVTMNEFHEIGPKGLAALVPEGENCYVSIDIDVLDISLVPGCVSAEPNGMAYAELRDTLTAIAERTRIVGFDFVEVNPQLDVGTGVTAYLGAHTVIEFLGRICAQPWWAERREAWLAERGKAT; encoded by the coding sequence ATGTGGCCGTTCGTCGGAATTCCATCGTTCCTGCGCGCCCCGATCTGCACGAATGTCGACGAGTTGGACGCCGCCATCGCCGTGATCGGCGTTCCGACCGACGAAGGCTCGCCATTCATGGCCGGGTCCCGCTTTGGACCGCGGGCGCTCCGCGAACATTCGCTGAGATTCGCCATGGGCCATGGCTACTACGATCCGGAAACAAGCGAAGAATACCTGGTCCCGGAAATGGCGCATGGCATGATCGCAGATGTCGGCGACGCCGAGATCTGGCCCACCGACGTCAAGCAGACCTTCGACAACATCAGCAGCCTCGTTCGCCGTGTCCTCGACCGCGGCGCCCTTCCGATCATTCTCGGCGGTGACCACTCAATCACCTATCCGGTGGCGCGGGTGTTCACGGAACCCATGCATATCGTGCACTTCGATGCTCACAACGACTATGCGCCTTTCATCCATGACCTGCGTTTCACCAACGGGCATGCATTCCGTCATCTGTCACCGATGCCTCACGTCAAGAATTTGATCCAGGCCGGAATTCGCAGCCTTCGCCATGGCCGCGATTGGATCGAGGATTCCATTGTCGACGGAAATCGAATCGTCACCATGAACGAGTTTCATGAAATCGGCCCGAAGGGTCTGGCCGCGCTGGTACCCGAGGGCGAAAATTGTTACGTCAGTATCGATATCGATGTGCTCGATATTTCGCTCGTCCCTGGCTGCGTATCCGCGGAGCCCAATGGCATGGCCTATGCGGAATTGCGAGACACCTTGACCGCGATCGCGGAACGCACGCGGATCGTTGGGTTCGATTTCGTCGAAGTAAACCCGCAACTCGATGTCGGCACCGGTGTGACCGCCTATCTCGGCGCCCATACGGTCATCGAATTCCTCGGCCGTATTTGTGCTCAGCCTTGGTGGGCCGAGCGCCGCGAGGCATGGCTCGCGGAACGCGGGAAGGCTACCTGA
- a CDS encoding amidohydrolase translates to MSSPVRIDSHIHIYQDAQSGIAAKEGYEIWEYGRQADVAISGLAGTVQDLLGAMKTANISRSVLVNLFIAEVVRQEFIDALPSDLGPSQREKALGEIEERLRQDFVAFNRWACEIGRDHPEIVTFICADVNLLSDQENADHLRDLAESDGARGIKLHGPAQEFHMGDKRLWPTYALCQELGLPVVGHSGPDLDGKGFAEPRAFGDALAAFPDLPIVLAHMGGATWQQAREIAEIHANAYFDCCEIIEWTESDNGPNDQELAQLIVNVGSDRVMMGSDFPWYDLDRTIDRVMELPLLSVEEKEAIIGANAVRILRLDA, encoded by the coding sequence ATGAGCAGTCCGGTCAGAATCGATTCTCACATTCATATCTATCAGGATGCGCAGTCCGGAATTGCCGCCAAGGAAGGTTATGAAATCTGGGAATACGGTCGGCAGGCCGATGTCGCGATTAGCGGTTTGGCCGGGACCGTACAAGATCTACTCGGGGCCATGAAAACCGCGAACATTTCGCGGTCGGTCCTGGTCAATCTGTTTATCGCCGAGGTCGTGCGGCAGGAATTCATCGACGCCTTGCCCTCGGACCTGGGACCGAGCCAGCGGGAGAAGGCCCTTGGCGAAATCGAGGAACGCCTACGCCAGGACTTCGTTGCCTTCAACCGTTGGGCCTGCGAAATCGGCCGCGATCATCCGGAAATTGTTACTTTCATTTGCGCCGATGTGAATTTGCTCAGCGACCAGGAAAATGCCGACCACCTGCGAGATCTGGCCGAAAGCGATGGTGCGCGAGGTATTAAATTGCATGGCCCGGCCCAGGAATTCCATATGGGCGACAAACGATTGTGGCCGACCTATGCCTTGTGTCAGGAACTCGGATTGCCGGTGGTTGGCCATTCCGGCCCGGACCTCGATGGCAAGGGTTTCGCGGAACCGCGCGCCTTTGGCGACGCCCTCGCCGCCTTTCCGGATCTCCCGATCGTACTGGCGCACATGGGTGGCGCGACGTGGCAGCAGGCACGTGAAATCGCGGAGATCCACGCCAACGCCTACTTCGATTGTTGCGAAATAATCGAATGGACCGAGAGCGACAATGGACCCAACGACCAGGAACTCGCCCAATTGATAGTGAACGTCGGCAGCGACCGCGTCATGATGGGTTCGGATTTTCCTTGGTACGATCTCGACCGCACGATTGACCGGGTAATGGAATTGCCATTGCTGTCGGTCGAAGAAAAAGAGGCCATCATCGGCGCCAACGCGGTTCGTATCCTTCGCCTCGACGCCTGA
- a CDS encoding prolyl oligopeptidase family serine peptidase: MRYAALSCLFSAAVAATSNAASLSPSPDLTPPWPDISELAPIDGVRITFPSHSPFSIADVGDGPDNDPATSAVGTLFLPPNATPKTPLPAIVLLHGAAGVLSSREMTYGRQFASMGVAALVVDVFAARRDWANGFIDRLMNITEAMILADAYSALEYLATRNDIDSTRIALIGFSYGGMATTYAAFEQVAERYMTNGLRFAGHVAFYAPCIASFEDNRSTGAPLLMLFGAKDAIVDRTRCQSVADALRDGGGNVQMVIYDDAYHQWDGRFAGPRKIGRNLAECDLIVERDGTVRDRDLLLPMTNSFTRKIILALCADDEGYLIGRNDDVRARSNGELADFLHRAFALDRRESLR; encoded by the coding sequence ATCCGATATGCCGCCCTCTCATGTTTGTTTTCAGCGGCGGTCGCCGCGACCTCGAACGCCGCTTCCCTATCACCGTCGCCGGACCTGACGCCGCCTTGGCCCGATATCTCAGAGCTCGCGCCGATCGACGGGGTTCGCATTACCTTTCCGAGTCACAGCCCGTTTTCGATCGCCGATGTCGGCGATGGGCCGGACAACGATCCGGCGACCTCGGCCGTGGGGACGCTGTTCCTGCCGCCGAACGCCACACCCAAAACGCCACTCCCGGCAATCGTTTTATTGCATGGAGCCGCCGGCGTTCTGTCTTCACGCGAAATGACCTATGGCCGGCAGTTTGCGTCGATGGGGGTTGCCGCTCTCGTAGTCGATGTCTTCGCCGCGCGGCGCGACTGGGCCAACGGATTCATCGATCGTCTGATGAACATCACCGAAGCGATGATCCTCGCCGACGCCTATTCGGCACTGGAATATCTCGCCACGCGCAACGATATCGATTCGACCCGGATTGCACTGATAGGCTTTTCCTACGGCGGCATGGCCACGACCTATGCCGCGTTCGAACAGGTCGCCGAACGCTATATGACGAACGGCTTGCGGTTCGCCGGCCATGTCGCCTTTTACGCACCCTGTATCGCGAGCTTCGAGGACAACCGGTCAACCGGGGCGCCGCTCCTGATGCTGTTCGGCGCCAAGGACGCGATTGTCGACCGGACGCGTTGTCAATCGGTGGCCGATGCGTTGCGCGATGGCGGTGGCAATGTCCAAATGGTCATCTACGACGACGCTTACCACCAATGGGACGGACGCTTCGCCGGTCCGCGCAAGATCGGGCGCAACCTGGCTGAATGCGACTTGATCGTGGAGCGTGACGGCACCGTCCGCGACCGCGACCTCCTGTTGCCGATGACCAACTCCTTCACGCGCAAGATCATCCTCGCTCTCTGCGCCGACGACGAGGGCTATCTGATCGGGCGCAATGATGACGTAAGGGCGCGGTCGAACGGCGAACTGGCTGATTTCCTTCACCGGGCTTTCGCATTGGACCGCCGGGAGAGCTTGCGATAA
- a CDS encoding S-(hydroxymethyl)glutathione dehydrogenase/class III alcohol dehydrogenase: MESRAAVAWEAGKPLSIETVMLEGPKDGEVLVEIKATGICHTDEFTLSGADPEGLFPAVLGHEGAGIVVDVGRGVTSVAKGDHVIPLYTPECRQCEYCTSGKTNLCQAIRVTQGQGVMPDGTSRFSIGSDKVYHYMGTSTFSNFTVLPEIAVAKIREDAPFDKVCYIGCGVTTGLGAVMNTAKVEPGANVVVFGLGGIGLNVIQGARLVGADMIVGVDLNATKAPLAEKFGMTHFVNPAEVEGDLVPYLVDLTKGGADYSFECIGNVDVMRTALECCHKGWGESIIIGVAGAGQEISTRPFQLVTGRVWRGTAFGGAKGRTQVPKIVDWYMEGKINIDDLITHTMPLDEINSAFDLMHAGESIRSVATF, encoded by the coding sequence ATGGAATCCAGAGCCGCAGTCGCCTGGGAGGCGGGCAAGCCACTGTCGATCGAAACGGTGATGCTCGAAGGCCCGAAGGACGGCGAGGTGCTGGTCGAGATCAAGGCGACCGGAATATGCCACACCGACGAATTCACCTTGTCGGGGGCCGATCCGGAGGGCCTCTTTCCGGCGGTTCTTGGCCACGAAGGGGCGGGTATCGTCGTCGATGTCGGCCGCGGCGTTACCAGCGTCGCCAAGGGTGACCATGTGATCCCGCTTTATACGCCTGAATGCCGGCAATGCGAGTACTGCACCTCCGGCAAGACCAATCTGTGTCAGGCGATTCGCGTCACCCAGGGCCAGGGTGTGATGCCGGACGGAACGAGCCGATTCTCGATCGGTAGCGACAAGGTCTATCACTACATGGGCACGTCGACGTTCTCGAACTTCACGGTGTTGCCGGAAATCGCGGTGGCCAAGATCCGCGAGGACGCGCCGTTCGACAAGGTTTGCTATATTGGTTGCGGCGTAACCACCGGACTCGGCGCGGTGATGAATACCGCGAAAGTCGAACCGGGTGCGAACGTCGTCGTCTTTGGACTCGGCGGTATCGGGCTCAACGTTATCCAGGGAGCGCGCCTCGTCGGCGCCGATATGATCGTGGGCGTCGACCTCAATGCGACGAAGGCCCCGTTGGCGGAAAAATTCGGCATGACCCATTTCGTCAATCCGGCCGAAGTCGAGGGCGACCTGGTGCCGTATCTGGTCGATTTGACCAAAGGTGGGGCCGACTACTCGTTCGAGTGCATCGGCAATGTGGACGTCATGCGGACCGCCTTGGAATGCTGCCACAAGGGCTGGGGCGAGAGCATCATCATCGGCGTAGCCGGCGCCGGTCAGGAGATATCGACTCGCCCGTTTCAACTGGTGACGGGTCGGGTTTGGCGAGGCACCGCGTTCGGTGGCGCCAAGGGCCGCACACAAGTTCCCAAGATCGTCGACTGGTACATGGAGGGTAAGATCAATATCGACGATTTGATCACGCACACCATGCCCCTCGACGAAATCAATTCCGCCTTCGATCTCATGCACGCTGGCGAATCCATTCGCAGTGTAGCCACCTTCTGA
- a CDS encoding 4Fe-4S dicluster domain-containing protein: MEKALLIDPEKCTSCLQCELACSFEHEGVFNPAKSRIKIFEFEHGARAIPYTCTQCAEAWCLHACPVEALTRNPATNAVEVNEDICVGCKVCTIACPFGTVNYNQDSGKVIKCDLCGGDPECAKACPTDAITYVDASWTGYERMKDWAVRGHGRPA, from the coding sequence ATGGAAAAGGCACTTCTCATCGACCCGGAGAAATGTACGAGCTGCCTGCAATGCGAGCTTGCGTGCTCGTTCGAGCACGAGGGCGTGTTCAATCCGGCCAAGTCGCGGATCAAGATTTTCGAATTCGAACACGGCGCCCGCGCCATTCCCTATACCTGCACCCAATGCGCGGAAGCCTGGTGCTTGCACGCCTGTCCGGTCGAGGCGCTGACCCGTAACCCGGCGACCAATGCGGTCGAGGTCAACGAAGACATTTGCGTCGGTTGCAAGGTGTGCACAATCGCCTGCCCATTCGGGACGGTGAATTACAATCAGGACAGCGGCAAGGTCATCAAATGCGATCTCTGCGGCGGCGACCCTGAATGCGCCAAGGCATGCCCGACCGATGCGATCACCTATGTCGATGCCAGTTGGACCGGCTATGAGCGAATGAAGGATTGGGCGGTTCGCGGTCATGGTCGGCCGGCCTAG
- a CDS encoding aldehyde ferredoxin oxidoreductase family protein codes for MSWQRKVLRVDLSKMTHEVEPLNMDWALDYIGERGLATKYLWENMDPATDAMDPGNVLIFATGPLTGTMASTSGRYAVVTKGPLTGAIACSNSGGKFGAELKFAGYDLLIIEGRAPGPVYLHIVDDKVEILPADQIWGTTVWHTEEWLKAHHHEPQLKVASIGVAGECGVRYACVVNDLHRAAGRSGVGAVMGSKNLKAIAVRGSVGVSVNDPKAFMTTVQRVNKMLAESHGRMELTELGTNAMMDVMNEFGGLPTRNNQQVQFEGTSKINATAMLDTRDDGHRNLVANKACFGCTIACGRIAHIHQGHFTVVNRMQYWHASGGLEYETAFAFGPLIGVDDIDALTFAGYLMNEHGMDPISFGGTLASAMELFEMGVITVDDTDGIPLNFGNPEALTLMAEKTGTYEGFGQVLGLGSRLMCEKYGHPELSMTVKGQEFAGYDGRALQGMGLGYATSNRGACHLKHAVFSEDMDDQTGKGKAKPCKDSQDRIAVIDSTGLCLFSGEGGWDTEEYRELLDTACEGDWTTERVLACGERIWNLERMFNLKAGLSKADDTLPPRILETPAPSGTAKGKVSQLDIMLPEYYEYRGWNSDGVPTKDTLDRLGIQETKG; via the coding sequence ATGAGTTGGCAAAGGAAAGTCCTTCGGGTCGATTTGAGCAAAATGACCCATGAAGTCGAGCCCCTGAACATGGACTGGGCCTTGGACTATATAGGCGAGCGCGGGTTGGCCACGAAGTACCTGTGGGAAAACATGGATCCGGCCACCGACGCGATGGATCCGGGCAATGTCCTGATCTTTGCGACCGGCCCATTGACCGGAACCATGGCGTCGACCAGCGGGCGCTATGCGGTTGTCACCAAGGGGCCCCTGACCGGCGCCATTGCGTGCTCCAACTCGGGCGGTAAATTCGGCGCCGAGTTGAAATTTGCCGGCTACGACCTGCTGATCATCGAGGGTCGCGCGCCGGGCCCGGTTTACCTTCACATCGTTGACGACAAGGTCGAGATTCTACCCGCCGATCAGATTTGGGGCACCACGGTATGGCATACCGAGGAATGGCTGAAAGCCCACCATCATGAGCCTCAGTTGAAGGTTGCGTCGATTGGCGTGGCCGGCGAATGCGGCGTACGGTACGCCTGCGTCGTCAACGACCTTCACCGCGCCGCCGGGCGTTCCGGCGTCGGTGCCGTCATGGGCTCGAAGAACCTCAAGGCGATCGCCGTGCGCGGCTCGGTCGGTGTCAGCGTCAATGATCCCAAGGCGTTCATGACCACTGTCCAGCGCGTGAACAAGATGCTCGCCGAGAGTCACGGCCGGATGGAACTGACCGAACTGGGCACCAACGCCATGATGGATGTCATGAACGAGTTCGGCGGGCTACCGACTCGCAACAATCAACAGGTGCAGTTCGAGGGGACGAGCAAGATCAACGCAACGGCCATGTTGGATACCCGAGACGATGGCCACAGAAACCTCGTTGCCAACAAGGCCTGTTTTGGCTGCACGATCGCCTGCGGACGTATCGCTCATATCCATCAAGGACATTTCACGGTCGTCAACCGCATGCAGTATTGGCATGCTTCGGGTGGGCTCGAATATGAGACCGCCTTCGCTTTCGGACCGCTGATCGGTGTCGACGACATCGACGCTTTGACCTTTGCCGGCTACCTCATGAACGAACATGGCATGGATCCGATTTCGTTCGGCGGCACGCTGGCCTCGGCCATGGAGCTGTTTGAGATGGGCGTCATCACCGTGGACGACACCGATGGGATTCCGCTCAATTTCGGCAACCCGGAAGCCCTTACCTTGATGGCGGAGAAGACCGGCACCTACGAGGGTTTCGGTCAGGTCCTGGGCTTGGGGTCCCGTTTGATGTGCGAAAAGTACGGCCACCCCGAGTTGTCGATGACCGTCAAGGGTCAGGAGTTTGCCGGCTATGACGGCCGTGCCCTGCAGGGCATGGGGCTCGGTTACGCGACCAGCAACCGCGGGGCCTGCCACCTCAAACATGCGGTCTTTTCGGAGGACATGGACGATCAGACCGGAAAGGGAAAGGCAAAGCCGTGCAAGGACTCCCAGGATCGGATCGCAGTCATCGATTCGACCGGGCTTTGTCTCTTTTCCGGTGAAGGTGGCTGGGATACCGAAGAATATCGCGAACTCCTCGATACGGCTTGCGAGGGGGATTGGACGACCGAACGGGTATTGGCGTGCGGCGAGCGGATCTGGAACTTGGAGCGGATGTTCAATCTCAAGGCCGGTCTCTCGAAGGCCGACGATACGCTTCCCCCGCGGATCTTGGAAACGCCGGCGCCATCCGGGACCGCCAAGGGGAAGGTCAGTCAGTTGGACATCATGCTGCCCGAATATTACGAGTACCGCGGCTGGAATAGTGATGGAGTGCCGACCAAGGACACTCTCGATCGGCTTGGTATTCAAGAGACCAAGGGGTAG
- a CDS encoding NAD(P)/FAD-dependent oxidoreductase, protein MEYVVIGTGPSGVIAAETLRRTDPSGHVRILGDEVEPPYSRMALPYFLAENITESGTYLRHGEGHYDALGIAVEQGRVARIAPAEKSISLEGGGEVSYDRLLIATGSHAIRPPIPGIDLPGIENCWTLDDGRRIAASTSKGSRVLLLGAGFIGCIVLEALVARGVELTLVEMEDRVVPRMMDHTGGDMIKTWCESKGVSVRTSTRVTGIEKSGDAFDVSFDGGDGVTVDVVVCATGVKPNIAFLEGSGISTDDGVLVDHHLQTNVDHIYAAGDVAQGPEFFTGKQEIHAIQPTASEHGRIAALNMAGRETYYRGSLSMNVLNTLGLISSSFGLWMGIEGGSEARVADAERSRYLKLVFRDDVIVGALALGLTQHVGVIRGLMQAKTGLGHWKERLIKDPYRVMEAYLARTQGSSSGY, encoded by the coding sequence GTGGAATACGTCGTCATCGGAACCGGACCTTCGGGGGTGATCGCCGCGGAAACACTGCGCCGCACCGACCCTTCCGGCCATGTGAGAATCCTCGGTGACGAAGTCGAACCACCTTATTCTCGGATGGCGTTACCCTATTTTCTGGCGGAAAACATCACCGAGAGCGGCACCTATTTGCGCCACGGAGAGGGTCACTACGACGCACTCGGCATCGCGGTCGAACAAGGGCGAGTAGCGAGAATTGCACCCGCCGAAAAGTCGATATCGTTGGAAGGTGGCGGGGAGGTCTCTTACGACCGGCTGCTGATCGCCACGGGCTCCCATGCGATTCGCCCTCCCATCCCGGGAATCGACCTGCCCGGGATCGAGAATTGCTGGACCCTCGACGATGGCCGTCGAATCGCCGCATCGACCTCGAAAGGGTCTCGCGTGTTGCTGTTGGGCGCCGGATTTATCGGATGCATCGTCTTGGAGGCGCTGGTGGCGCGTGGGGTCGAACTCACGTTGGTCGAGATGGAAGATCGCGTTGTTCCGCGCATGATGGACCACACCGGCGGCGATATGATCAAAACATGGTGCGAGTCCAAGGGCGTATCCGTTCGCACATCGACGCGCGTCACGGGCATCGAGAAATCGGGAGACGCCTTCGACGTGAGTTTTGACGGTGGTGACGGTGTTACGGTCGATGTTGTCGTCTGTGCAACGGGGGTGAAGCCGAATATCGCATTCCTCGAAGGAAGTGGGATCTCGACCGACGACGGTGTTTTGGTCGACCACCACCTGCAGACCAATGTCGATCATATCTACGCCGCCGGTGATGTCGCCCAAGGGCCGGAATTCTTCACCGGCAAGCAGGAAATTCATGCAATCCAGCCGACCGCTTCCGAACACGGTCGGATCGCCGCACTCAATATGGCCGGCCGCGAGACCTACTATCGTGGCAGCTTGTCGATGAACGTCCTGAACACACTGGGATTGATATCCAGTTCGTTCGGCTTGTGGATGGGGATCGAGGGCGGGAGCGAGGCGCGGGTCGCCGATGCCGAGCGCTCCCGTTATCTCAAGCTTGTGTTTCGCGACGATGTCATTGTCGGCGCGCTCGCCCTCGGCTTGACCCAGCATGTCGGCGTCATCCGCGGTTTGATGCAGGCGAAGACTGGGCTCGGGCACTGGAAGGAGAGGCTGATCAAGGACCCCTATCGGGTCATGGAAGCCTATCTTGCTCGCACCCAGGGCTCATCAAGCGGATATTGA
- a CDS encoding MoaD/ThiS family protein, with protein MRITVRTGGILHRYLPAGSTNNTAVLEIEEGDGPLDVLRRLGFPEGQRFLVTVNGISIPTTEREATRLAESDDLGIFPPLKGG; from the coding sequence ATGCGAATCACCGTTCGGACCGGCGGAATACTCCACCGTTATCTCCCGGCAGGCAGTACAAACAACACCGCAGTGCTCGAGATCGAGGAGGGAGACGGGCCGCTTGACGTCCTTCGCAGGCTGGGATTTCCGGAGGGGCAACGGTTTCTGGTCACGGTGAATGGAATCTCGATTCCGACCACGGAACGCGAAGCGACCCGCTTGGCCGAATCAGACGATCTCGGGATTTTTCCCCCGCTTAAGGGCGGATAA
- a CDS encoding mandelate racemase/muconate lactonizing enzyme family protein, with product MRIESIRVYQVTLPLTHPYRLSGDRLLFEKLDSTIIAIDTDTGLTGWGEGCPWGSTYLPAFGGGLRAAIAEIAGYLIGRDPRHFDAIDRAMDSALPGHPYAKSPLDIACWDILGQSTGMAVCELLGGRTKTPVRLHSSVPTGTPEEMVAAMATAHTKGYRIHSPKVGGTDVELDVARIRALDENRAAGVSLTFDVNRAWLADTAIQVMNSVEDCRGHFEQPCETYAECLNVRRRTRQPIILDESIQTFADLVRAHTDQACELIGLKINRVGGLTKARRMRDFCVAVGLRMNIEETGGSVSADMGSLHLAHSTPETHRRATWMCHDMLTVDIAPGQGSRNIDGVAVAPNTPGIGVTPTEDLLGPVVAQFT from the coding sequence ATGAGGATCGAAAGCATCCGGGTCTACCAGGTCACATTGCCGCTGACCCACCCTTACCGCCTCTCCGGCGACCGTCTCCTTTTCGAAAAACTCGATTCTACGATCATCGCCATCGATACCGACACCGGTTTGACCGGCTGGGGAGAAGGCTGTCCTTGGGGCTCGACCTACCTGCCCGCGTTCGGCGGCGGCCTGCGTGCCGCGATCGCCGAAATTGCGGGGTATTTGATCGGCAGGGACCCGCGCCATTTCGACGCCATCGACCGGGCCATGGATTCCGCCCTGCCCGGCCATCCCTACGCCAAGTCGCCCCTCGACATCGCATGTTGGGACATTTTAGGGCAATCGACCGGCATGGCGGTCTGCGAACTCCTCGGTGGCCGCACAAAGACACCCGTGCGCCTTCACAGCTCCGTGCCGACCGGCACACCGGAAGAGATGGTCGCCGCGATGGCGACGGCACATACCAAGGGATACCGAATTCATTCGCCGAAGGTTGGCGGCACCGACGTTGAGCTCGATGTTGCGCGTATCCGGGCGCTGGACGAGAACCGCGCCGCGGGCGTCTCCCTCACCTTCGACGTCAATCGGGCATGGCTGGCGGATACGGCGATTCAGGTGATGAATTCGGTCGAAGATTGTCGCGGGCATTTCGAGCAGCCGTGTGAGACCTATGCCGAATGTCTAAACGTGCGCCGCCGGACGCGACAACCCATCATCCTCGACGAATCGATTCAGACCTTCGCCGATCTGGTCCGCGCCCATACGGACCAAGCCTGTGAGCTCATCGGGCTGAAGATCAATCGCGTCGGCGGCCTCACCAAGGCTCGGCGCATGCGCGATTTCTGCGTCGCCGTGGGTCTGCGCATGAACATCGAAGAAACGGGAGGCAGTGTCTCGGCCGACATGGGATCGCTCCATTTGGCCCATTCGACCCCCGAGACCCACCGTCGCGCGACCTGGATGTGCCACGATATGCTTACCGTGGATATCGCCCCGGGACAGGGCTCGCGCAACATCGACGGAGTGGCGGTCGCACCGAATACACCTGGGATCGGGGTGACACCAACCGAGGACCTACTCGGTCCCGTGGTCGCCCAATTCACGTAA